A window of the Bacteroides thetaiotaomicron VPI-5482 genome harbors these coding sequences:
- a CDS encoding beta-N-acetylhexosaminidase, whose product MVRKKGTLSIERLESIHFPDEWKNTGNLLVSDLKELANLSVMVNASNPSIHVKKVKMQEPEMYMLEITKQGIIIEAGDQTGMIHAFSTLLQLILGSEGKELPRFIIHDKPRFSYRGVMIDCSRHFWTIEQLKKYTKQLAFFKLNTLHLHLTDNQGWRLYLDQYPDLAFKGTYYRTFEDLSGHYYRKSELQELINYAAMYGIEIIPEIDLPGHCLALLAALPQLSCKGGKFEAYPEELDGQKRKRADENMLCIGNPETYRFVEKLVAELTDLFPSSFIHLGGDEVSTHLWEQCPKCQKIYKQENMTSWHELQDYFTKRVSEIVRSKGKRMIGWDEINDRNAADISDVIMIWQRDGREQQQKALKRGLSVIMSPKDPCYFDFGYSRNSTRRLYEWEPVGKECTNTQAHLVKGGQANLWTEFITTSDEVERMLYPRTCALAETLWNTKEKKEWEGFRQRISKFGAIMEKLNICYFKDEDWDNTGFVPQSEQRPRLVCPARIDTNMKGIKYYMPEYAFDGDIQTFFATPYSLKKGDYFTLTLEKRQAVQEIRIVFDVSKEHPEHVQLSVSEDGTIFKKVAADNKNGELSASFSTLAMIKALKMELTTPLMARLTIKEIILRYYE is encoded by the coding sequence ATGGTCCGGAAAAAAGGTACGCTATCCATCGAACGTCTGGAAAGCATCCATTTCCCGGACGAATGGAAAAATACAGGAAACCTCCTTGTCAGCGATCTGAAAGAACTGGCAAATTTGTCTGTCATGGTGAATGCCTCAAATCCTTCCATTCATGTAAAAAAGGTGAAAATGCAGGAGCCGGAAATGTACATGCTGGAAATTACAAAGCAGGGGATCATCATAGAAGCAGGTGACCAGACAGGTATGATTCATGCTTTTTCCACTCTTTTACAATTGATTCTGGGAAGTGAGGGAAAAGAGTTACCCCGGTTCATAATCCACGACAAACCCCGTTTTAGTTACAGGGGAGTCATGATAGATTGTAGCCGCCATTTCTGGACTATCGAACAACTTAAAAAGTATACCAAACAATTGGCCTTTTTTAAACTTAACACTTTACATCTGCACTTGACAGACAATCAAGGCTGGCGTCTGTATCTGGACCAATATCCGGATTTAGCGTTCAAAGGTACGTACTACCGGACATTCGAGGATCTATCGGGACATTATTATCGTAAAAGCGAGTTGCAGGAATTGATCAACTATGCCGCCATGTACGGCATAGAGATCATTCCGGAGATTGACCTTCCGGGACACTGTCTGGCCTTGCTTGCAGCCCTTCCCCAACTGTCATGTAAAGGCGGAAAATTTGAAGCCTATCCAGAGGAACTGGACGGACAAAAACGGAAGAGAGCAGATGAGAATATGCTGTGTATAGGAAATCCTGAAACCTATAGGTTTGTGGAAAAACTGGTAGCAGAACTCACTGATCTCTTCCCTTCATCATTCATACATCTGGGAGGAGATGAAGTGTCGACACATCTATGGGAACAATGTCCGAAATGCCAAAAGATTTACAAACAAGAGAATATGACTTCATGGCACGAGTTACAGGACTATTTTACGAAACGAGTTAGTGAAATTGTACGTTCCAAGGGAAAAAGGATGATAGGTTGGGATGAAATAAATGACCGTAATGCCGCTGACATCAGTGACGTGATCATGATCTGGCAACGTGATGGAAGAGAACAGCAACAGAAAGCTTTGAAAAGAGGGTTGTCAGTCATTATGTCTCCTAAGGATCCCTGTTACTTTGATTTCGGGTATTCACGGAATTCCACACGCAGATTGTATGAATGGGAACCAGTTGGCAAAGAATGTACGAATACTCAAGCACATCTCGTCAAGGGAGGACAGGCTAATTTGTGGACTGAATTCATTACAACCTCGGATGAGGTGGAAAGGATGTTATATCCCAGAACTTGTGCCTTGGCCGAAACCCTCTGGAACACGAAAGAAAAGAAAGAATGGGAAGGGTTCCGACAACGTATCAGCAAGTTCGGTGCTATTATGGAAAAACTGAATATCTGTTACTTCAAAGACGAGGATTGGGATAACACAGGTTTTGTTCCGCAAAGCGAACAAAGGCCCCGTCTTGTATGTCCTGCCCGTATCGATACCAATATGAAGGGAATCAAGTATTATATGCCTGAATATGCGTTTGACGGTGATATACAGACTTTCTTTGCAACCCCCTATTCCTTAAAAAAAGGAGATTATTTTACTCTTACTTTGGAAAAAAGACAAGCAGTACAGGAAATCAGAATTGTGTTTGATGTTTCAAAGGAACATCCGGAACATGTACAATTATCTGTCAGCGAGGACGGTACAATATTTAAGAAAGTAGCTGCAGATAACAAAAATGGAGAATTGTCAGCATCTTTCAGTACACTAGCCATGATTAAAGCCCTCAAAATGGAATTGACAACTCCACTGATGGCCCGGCTGACTATCAAGGAGATTATCCTTCGCTACTATGAATAA
- a CDS encoding FAD-dependent oxidoreductase translates to MIKKIIYISLIWMVFHGASLHAASLLVEAESFTEKGGWVVDQQFMDLMGSPYLLAHGLGSPVENASTNVQLPENGTYYIFVRTYNWTSPWQEGEGPGLFGLSVNGKKISYRLGIIGNQWIWQYAGQYQATEKNIHIVLHDLKGFDGRCDAIYFTTRKDDIPPSDMAALNNFRRAKLGLLAPPKTESYDLVVIGAGIAGMSTAVSAARLGCKVALINDRPVVGGNNSSEIRVHLGGAIEIGKYPELGGLQKEFGPVKEGNAQPAGNYEDHKKMEWLQAETNVSLFLNYRAFSVKKEEDRIISITACHIESGEEIEFYGRLFADCTGDGTIGYLAGADYRMGRESRSEYGETIAPEIADSLVMGTSVQWYSVEDTKTSYFPEFRYGIEFNEETCEPVTYGEWTWETGMNKNQINDSEQIRDYGMLVIYSNWSYLKNQSERRKYYKKRSLEWVAYIAGKRESRRLLGDYVLKEDDLTKHVAHEDASFTTTWSIDLHRPDPENTRYFPGREFKATTDHVVIYPYPVPYRCLYSRNIDNLFMAGRNISVTHVALGTVRVMRTTGMMGEVVGMAASLCKKYQATPRDIYHYYLEELKSLMQKGVNKKGLPNNQRYNEGGRLNQIPKVK, encoded by the coding sequence ATGATAAAAAAAATTATATATATTTCTCTCATCTGGATGGTATTTCACGGAGCGAGTCTTCATGCTGCCAGTTTATTGGTAGAAGCAGAAAGTTTCACGGAAAAAGGAGGCTGGGTAGTGGACCAACAATTTATGGACTTGATGGGATCACCTTATTTACTGGCACACGGTCTAGGTAGTCCTGTTGAAAATGCGAGTACCAATGTACAACTTCCAGAAAATGGCACATATTATATTTTTGTACGCACCTACAACTGGACGTCTCCATGGCAGGAGGGTGAAGGGCCCGGATTGTTCGGTTTGTCAGTAAACGGAAAGAAAATCTCTTACCGGTTGGGTATTATAGGCAATCAGTGGATATGGCAGTATGCCGGGCAATATCAGGCAACAGAAAAGAATATTCACATTGTTTTGCATGACTTGAAAGGTTTTGACGGGCGGTGTGATGCTATTTATTTTACGACACGGAAAGATGATATTCCGCCATCGGATATGGCGGCTTTAAATAACTTTCGTCGTGCTAAACTTGGATTATTAGCCCCCCCAAAAACAGAATCATATGATTTAGTAGTTATAGGTGCAGGTATTGCAGGTATGAGTACAGCAGTATCTGCCGCCCGCCTGGGCTGTAAAGTCGCACTTATCAATGATCGCCCTGTAGTCGGTGGAAACAATAGTTCCGAGATTCGTGTTCATTTGGGAGGAGCTATCGAGATCGGAAAATATCCTGAACTGGGGGGGCTGCAAAAAGAGTTCGGTCCCGTCAAGGAGGGTAATGCACAACCGGCAGGCAATTATGAAGATCATAAAAAAATGGAATGGCTGCAAGCTGAAACTAATGTTTCCCTGTTTCTTAATTATCGGGCATTTTCGGTGAAGAAGGAAGAGGACCGGATCATCTCGATAACCGCTTGTCATATTGAATCCGGTGAAGAAATCGAATTTTATGGTCGTTTATTTGCTGACTGTACTGGTGATGGCACTATCGGTTATCTGGCCGGGGCAGACTATCGTATGGGCCGTGAAAGCCGTTCTGAATACGGTGAGACTATAGCTCCCGAAATAGCTGATAGCTTAGTAATGGGCACTTCTGTTCAATGGTATTCTGTGGAAGACACAAAAACATCCTATTTTCCGGAATTCCGGTACGGCATCGAATTCAATGAGGAGACCTGTGAACCTGTCACTTATGGTGAATGGACTTGGGAAACCGGAATGAATAAAAATCAGATTAATGATTCTGAACAAATACGTGACTATGGAATGTTAGTTATATATTCTAATTGGAGCTACTTGAAAAATCAATCGGAACGAAGAAAATATTATAAAAAACGTTCATTGGAATGGGTAGCCTACATTGCCGGAAAGCGGGAATCCCGGAGGCTATTGGGCGACTATGTACTGAAAGAGGATGATTTAACAAAGCACGTAGCCCATGAGGACGCATCTTTCACTACTACCTGGAGTATTGATCTGCACCGGCCCGACCCCGAGAATACCCGGTATTTCCCGGGACGGGAATTCAAAGCGACGACAGACCATGTAGTAATTTATCCCTATCCTGTTCCCTACCGATGTCTTTATTCCCGTAATATAGACAATCTGTTCATGGCAGGACGCAATATCAGTGTCACACATGTTGCCTTGGGAACCGTACGAGTTATGCGCACTACAGGTATGATGGGGGAAGTTGTAGGCATGGCAGCCTCACTATGCAAAAAATATCAAGCCACTCCCCGTGACATATACCATTATTATTTGGAGGAATTAAAATCACTCATGCAAAAGGGAGTGAATAAAAAGGGATTACCGAATAATCAACGATATAATGAAGGAGGCAGGCTAAACCAGATACCGAAGGTAAAGTAA
- a CDS encoding C10 family peptidase: MKQHAHLLILTIMFLTSCSDDTEVMKQESSPPSLTEKAPTYRTKENAIIEVELFIKNNRNNTRNSSFLNYSINNEIYFYRDTITNQTYPSFYIANAEGGNGYAIVSANLYTTPIIAYSESGNLSLSDTLQYQELSFFFDLVQNYISNNKKYEIEFKEENDDDNSLDTSQTRGRRRPIYIKKPGEWEETERVQPLISVKWGQRSPYNNAAPLIEGQRALTGCVATAIAQVMAYHEKPSGYNGVSYNWSEMKQFPTTPAVAHLFRSIGDLVKMDWGTDTSGAKRKNIPQCFEKMGYRKPNNPQIYSQWDVITSIKAKCPVIICGNSVRKKILGIKYYQNGHAWVSDGYFHRERNVDVYRKGSDKVHHSYTEKEDYLHLNWGWNGNSNGYYLAGIFNGGEGPTFPSTRAAGKGNYPYNVEIIPYINIIK; the protein is encoded by the coding sequence ATGAAACAACATGCACATTTATTGATTTTGACAATTATGTTTTTAACTTCATGTTCCGATGACACAGAAGTAATGAAACAAGAATCTTCGCCACCATCTTTAACAGAAAAAGCCCCGACTTATCGTACTAAAGAGAATGCTATTATTGAAGTGGAACTTTTTATTAAAAATAATAGAAACAATACACGAAATAGCTCTTTTCTTAATTATTCAATAAACAATGAAATCTATTTCTATAGAGATACAATTACTAATCAGACATATCCCTCATTTTATATAGCCAATGCAGAGGGTGGCAATGGCTATGCAATAGTATCGGCCAACCTATATACAACTCCTATTATTGCTTATTCAGAGTCTGGCAATCTTTCTTTAAGTGACACGCTTCAATATCAGGAATTATCTTTCTTTTTTGATTTAGTTCAAAATTACATTTCTAATAATAAAAAGTATGAGATAGAGTTCAAAGAAGAAAATGATGACGATAACTCTTTAGACACATCTCAAACAAGGGGTAGAAGACGTCCTATTTATATAAAGAAACCTGGAGAATGGGAAGAAACGGAAAGAGTACAACCTTTGATTTCTGTTAAATGGGGACAAAGGAGTCCATATAACAATGCGGCACCTCTTATAGAAGGACAAAGAGCCCTCACAGGCTGTGTAGCTACTGCAATAGCTCAAGTAATGGCATATCATGAAAAACCTTCAGGGTATAATGGGGTGTCATATAATTGGTCTGAAATGAAACAATTCCCCACCACTCCAGCAGTTGCCCATTTATTCCGCTCTATAGGTGATTTGGTTAAAATGGATTGGGGAACAGATACAAGCGGAGCTAAAAGAAAAAATATACCACAATGCTTCGAGAAAATGGGATATAGGAAACCCAATAATCCTCAAATTTATAGTCAATGGGATGTTATAACATCTATTAAAGCTAAATGTCCGGTTATAATATGTGGCAATTCGGTAAGAAAGAAAATACTGGGTATTAAATATTACCAAAATGGTCATGCTTGGGTTTCTGATGGCTATTTTCATAGAGAGAGAAATGTTGATGTCTATAGAAAAGGAAGCGATAAAGTTCATCATTCGTATACGGAGAAAGAAGATTACCTGCATCTAAACTGGGGCTGGAATGGTAATAGTAATGGTTATTATTTGGCGGGTATTTTTAATGGAGGTGAAGGACCTACTTTTCCTTCTACTAGAGCAGCCGGCAAGGGTAATTATCCATATAATGTAGAAATAATTCCATATATTAACATAATAAAATAA
- a CDS encoding metallophosphoesterase, with protein sequence MLLLGIATFLYSQDEISKITITHGPYLQNVGSNEATIVWITDKPSIGWVELASDGNGSFYAKEHPRYFDTSNGIKNTSTIHAVKVKGLTPGKQYRYRVFAQEVLKHTGYKIIYGSYASTDVYYRKPLTFHTCNPQAPATSFVMVNDIHGDNKLLEDLMSRCNLTQTDFVLFNGDMLSFINSEDQLFKGFMDTAVRLFASEIPMYYARGNHETRGVFATEIQRYFSPCQEHLYYAFRQGPVYCIVLDTGEDKPDSDIEYAGITQYDLYRTEQSEWLASILESTEYKEAPFKIIVAHIPPAVTEAGPDEDWHGNVEVEQKFMPLLRQAYPDLMLCGHLHRFVRHDATDKTSFPVVVNSNTSLLRIYATTTQMKIEVMDRDGKMLDEFIIKK encoded by the coding sequence ATGTTATTATTGGGAATAGCTACATTCCTGTATTCGCAAGATGAAATTTCCAAAATAACAATAACTCATGGACCTTACTTGCAAAACGTGGGATCTAACGAAGCTACCATTGTATGGATAACGGATAAGCCCTCTATAGGATGGGTGGAACTGGCCTCAGATGGCAACGGCAGTTTTTACGCCAAAGAGCATCCGCGTTATTTTGACACGTCTAATGGCATCAAGAATACATCAACCATCCATGCCGTTAAAGTCAAGGGACTGACACCGGGAAAACAATATCGTTACCGTGTTTTTGCTCAGGAAGTGTTGAAACATACTGGGTATAAAATCATTTATGGAAGTTATGCTTCCACTGATGTCTATTATCGTAAACCGCTTACTTTTCATACCTGCAATCCGCAAGCGCCTGCCACCTCTTTTGTAATGGTCAACGATATACATGGGGACAACAAACTGCTGGAGGACTTAATGTCCCGTTGTAACCTTACGCAAACCGACTTTGTTCTTTTTAATGGTGATATGCTCTCTTTCATAAATAGTGAAGATCAGCTTTTCAAGGGGTTTATGGATACGGCTGTACGACTTTTCGCTTCTGAGATCCCGATGTACTACGCCCGTGGCAACCACGAAACACGGGGAGTATTTGCAACCGAAATCCAACGTTATTTTTCTCCCTGTCAGGAACATCTTTATTATGCCTTTCGACAAGGTCCTGTCTATTGTATTGTTCTGGATACGGGAGAAGATAAGCCTGATTCTGATATTGAATATGCCGGTATTACCCAATATGACCTCTACCGTACCGAACAGTCCGAATGGTTGGCCAGTATTTTGGAAAGTACCGAATATAAAGAAGCGCCTTTTAAAATAATTGTAGCTCACATTCCTCCCGCAGTTACTGAAGCTGGTCCCGATGAGGATTGGCATGGAAATGTAGAAGTAGAGCAGAAGTTTATGCCTTTATTACGCCAGGCTTATCCGGATTTAATGCTTTGTGGACACTTACATCGTTTTGTGCGTCATGATGCCACTGACAAAACGTCTTTCCCCGTAGTAGTTAATTCCAATACATCTTTGCTACGTATTTATGCCACGACCACACAGATGAAGATAGAGGTAATGGATCGAGACGGAAAAATGCTGGATGAATTTATCATAAAAAAATAA
- a CDS encoding RagB/SusD family nutrient uptake outer membrane protein — MKKLLLYIGAGILLLSACHDLNLNPLSSGSTENWYSTETEVQMAVDELYRYDFWPEDGQQQTDWSDDYTSRDLLTSFDDGTLNGQNAWVTSLWGNQYKAISRANAVIEKSHRAIENGASATTINRLIAEAKFHRAAAYAKLIVKFGDLPLVLTDVSTEEGLTMGRTDKSIVLAQIYKDFDDAISVLPTSYTDQQRATQGAALALKARVALIMEDWETAADAAKAVMDLNIYELHPDFGNLFLSTTKNSNEFIFKIPRDATYDIYLGTGNGGVNQVYNDLPRNVGGWTQTCPSWELLAAFTCTDGLLINESPLFDPHEPFANRDPRLAETIVPFGSNHLGYEYNPHPEALTCMNYNTGEIVTNYDTRANAQYASFDGLVWKKGIDETWLQNGFKVDQDIIYCRYAEILLTYAEAKIELNEIDNSVLDALNEVRARAYGVDKSDKASYPAFTSNDQSTLRHQLRVERRMEMAKEHMRYTDIIRWKLAEKVMNRKTYGILYPASLCIERVTSQGDWFWAFTPEMDEDGCADFSKLEEAGKCQALAVRSWNDRQYLWPIPTTELQINENLKQNPGY; from the coding sequence ATGAAAAAGTTACTCTTATATATCGGGGCAGGAATACTCTTACTCTCTGCCTGCCATGATCTCAATTTAAATCCATTGTCAAGCGGTTCTACTGAAAACTGGTATTCCACGGAAACTGAAGTGCAGATGGCCGTTGATGAGTTATATCGATATGACTTCTGGCCGGAAGACGGACAACAACAGACCGACTGGTCGGACGACTATACTTCACGCGATCTCCTGACCTCTTTTGATGACGGAACTCTAAATGGACAAAATGCTTGGGTTACCAGTTTATGGGGCAATCAGTACAAAGCTATTTCACGTGCCAATGCAGTTATTGAGAAATCGCATCGTGCTATCGAAAATGGCGCATCTGCCACTACTATTAACCGCCTGATTGCCGAAGCCAAATTCCATAGAGCTGCCGCTTATGCCAAACTGATTGTAAAGTTCGGTGACTTACCATTGGTATTAACCGATGTAAGTACAGAAGAAGGGTTGACAATGGGACGTACGGATAAATCCATCGTATTGGCACAAATCTATAAAGATTTTGATGATGCAATTAGTGTGCTTCCAACTTCCTATACTGACCAACAGCGAGCCACCCAAGGTGCTGCACTGGCACTAAAAGCCCGGGTTGCCTTGATTATGGAAGATTGGGAAACAGCGGCCGATGCAGCCAAGGCGGTTATGGACTTGAATATTTATGAATTGCATCCCGATTTTGGCAATCTTTTTTTGTCTACTACAAAAAACTCGAATGAATTTATTTTCAAAATTCCACGTGATGCTACATATGACATTTATCTGGGAACAGGAAACGGAGGAGTTAACCAGGTATACAATGATCTACCCCGTAACGTAGGAGGATGGACGCAGACCTGTCCGTCATGGGAGTTACTAGCTGCATTCACCTGTACCGACGGTCTGCTTATTAACGAATCACCACTCTTCGATCCGCATGAACCATTTGCAAATCGTGACCCACGTTTAGCAGAAACCATTGTACCATTTGGTTCCAACCACCTCGGTTATGAATACAACCCACACCCGGAGGCACTGACGTGTATGAACTATAATACGGGTGAAATCGTGACAAATTATGATACACGTGCCAATGCCCAATATGCTTCTTTCGATGGTCTGGTGTGGAAAAAAGGGATAGACGAAACATGGCTTCAGAATGGTTTCAAGGTAGACCAGGATATTATCTATTGTCGTTATGCCGAAATATTGTTGACATATGCCGAGGCGAAAATCGAATTAAATGAGATAGATAACTCCGTATTGGATGCACTGAATGAGGTTCGGGCGCGTGCTTATGGTGTGGACAAGTCCGATAAGGCAAGTTATCCGGCTTTCACTTCTAACGACCAGTCCACACTTCGCCACCAGCTACGTGTAGAACGTCGTATGGAAATGGCAAAGGAACACATGCGATATACGGATATCATCCGTTGGAAACTGGCCGAAAAGGTTATGAATCGCAAGACATATGGTATCCTTTATCCGGCCTCACTATGTATCGAACGGGTAACCAGTCAGGGAGATTGGTTTTGGGCTTTCACACCGGAAATGGACGAGGATGGTTGTGCAGATTTCTCCAAATTGGAAGAAGCGGGTAAATGTCAGGCACTTGCTGTACGTAGTTGGAACGATCGCCAATATTTGTGGCCTATCCCTACTACGGAACTTCAGATCAACGAGAACTTAAAACAAAATCCCGGCTATTAA